A DNA window from Leopardus geoffroyi isolate Oge1 chromosome A1, O.geoffroyi_Oge1_pat1.0, whole genome shotgun sequence contains the following coding sequences:
- the CXXC5 gene encoding CXXC-type zinc finger protein 5 isoform X1, producing MSSLGSSPQDSGGSSSSNSNGSGSSGPKAGVADKSAAVATATPASVADDAPPPERRNKSGIISEPLNKSLRRSRPLSHYSSFGGSGGSGGGGSMMGSESAEKAAAAAAAASLLANGHDLAAAMAVDKSNPTSKHKSGAVASLLSKAERATELAAEGQLTLQQFAQSTEMLKRVVQEHLPLMSEAGAGLPDMEAVAGAEALNGQSDFPYLGAFPINPGLFIMTPAGVFLAESALHMAGLAEYPMQGELASAISSGKKKRKRCGMCAPCRRRINCEQCSSCRNRKTGHQICKFRKCEELKKKPSAALEKVMLPTGAAFRWFQ from the exons ATGTCGAGCCTCGGCAGTAGCCCCCAGGACAgcggtggcagcagcagcagcaacagcaatgGCAGCGGGAGCAGCGGCCCCAAGGCAGGAGTGGCTGACAAGAGCGCGGCGGTGGCCACTGCCACCCCAGCCTCGGTGGCGGATGATGCACCACCCCCAGAACGTCGGAACAAGAGCGGCATCATCAGCGAACCCCTCAACAAGAGTCTGCGCCGCTCCCGCCCTCTCTCCCACTACTCTTCCTTTGGGGGCAGTGGTGGCAGCGGCGGTGGTGGCAGCATGATGGGCAGTGAGTCTGCTGAAAAGGCTGCTGCCGCTGCGGCTGCCGCCTCCCTGTTGGCCAATGGGCATGACCTGGCGGCAGCCATGGCTGTGGACAAAAGCAACCCTACCTCAAAGCACAAAAGTGGTGCTGTGGCCAGCCTGCTGAGCAAGGCAGAGCGGGCCACGGAGCTGGCAGCCGAGGGACAGCTGACGCTGCAGCAATTCGCGCAGTCCACGGAGATGCTGAAGCGCGTGGTGCAGGAGCACCTTCCGCTGATGAGCGAGGCGGGTGCCGGCCTGCCCGATATGGAGGCCGTGGCGGGTGCCGAAGCCCTCAATGGCCAGTCCGACTTCCCCTACCTGGGCGCCTTCCCCATCAACCCGGGCCTCTTCATCATGACCCCGGCGGGTGTGTTCCTGGCCGAGAGTGCGCTGCACATGGCCGGCCTTGCCGAGTACCCCATGCAGGGAGAGCTGGCCTCGGCCATCAGCTCGGGCAAGAAGAAGCGGAAACGCTGCGGCATGTGCGCGCCCTGCCGACGGCGCATCAACTGCGAGCAGTGCAGCAGTTGTAGGAACCGAAAGACTGGCCATCAGATTTGCAAATTCAGAAAATGTGAGGAACTCAAAAAGAAGCCTTCCGCTGCTCTGGAG AAGGTGATGCTTCCGACGGGAGCCGCCTTCCGGTGGTTTCAGTGA
- the CXXC5 gene encoding CXXC-type zinc finger protein 5 isoform X2, translating to MSSLGSSPQDSGGSSSSNSNGSGSSGPKAGVADKSAAVATATPASVADDAPPPERRNKSGIISEPLNKSLRRSRPLSHYSSFGGSGGSGGGGSMMGSESAEKAAAAAAAASLLANGHDLAAAMAVDKSNPTSKHKSGAVASLLSKAERATELAAEGQLTLQQFAQSTEMLKRVVQEHLPLMSEAGAGLPDMEAVAGAEALNGQSDFPYLGAFPINPGLFIMTPAGVFLAESALHMAGLAEYPMQGELASAISSGKKKRKRCGMCAPCRRRINCEQCSSCRNRKTGHQICKFRKCEELKKKPSAALEVTAP from the coding sequence ATGTCGAGCCTCGGCAGTAGCCCCCAGGACAgcggtggcagcagcagcagcaacagcaatgGCAGCGGGAGCAGCGGCCCCAAGGCAGGAGTGGCTGACAAGAGCGCGGCGGTGGCCACTGCCACCCCAGCCTCGGTGGCGGATGATGCACCACCCCCAGAACGTCGGAACAAGAGCGGCATCATCAGCGAACCCCTCAACAAGAGTCTGCGCCGCTCCCGCCCTCTCTCCCACTACTCTTCCTTTGGGGGCAGTGGTGGCAGCGGCGGTGGTGGCAGCATGATGGGCAGTGAGTCTGCTGAAAAGGCTGCTGCCGCTGCGGCTGCCGCCTCCCTGTTGGCCAATGGGCATGACCTGGCGGCAGCCATGGCTGTGGACAAAAGCAACCCTACCTCAAAGCACAAAAGTGGTGCTGTGGCCAGCCTGCTGAGCAAGGCAGAGCGGGCCACGGAGCTGGCAGCCGAGGGACAGCTGACGCTGCAGCAATTCGCGCAGTCCACGGAGATGCTGAAGCGCGTGGTGCAGGAGCACCTTCCGCTGATGAGCGAGGCGGGTGCCGGCCTGCCCGATATGGAGGCCGTGGCGGGTGCCGAAGCCCTCAATGGCCAGTCCGACTTCCCCTACCTGGGCGCCTTCCCCATCAACCCGGGCCTCTTCATCATGACCCCGGCGGGTGTGTTCCTGGCCGAGAGTGCGCTGCACATGGCCGGCCTTGCCGAGTACCCCATGCAGGGAGAGCTGGCCTCGGCCATCAGCTCGGGCAAGAAGAAGCGGAAACGCTGCGGCATGTGCGCGCCCTGCCGACGGCGCATCAACTGCGAGCAGTGCAGCAGTTGTAGGAACCGAAAGACTGGCCATCAGATTTGCAAATTCAGAAAATGTGAGGAACTCAAAAAGAAGCCTTCCGCTGCTCTGGAGGTAACGGCGCCTTAG